The proteins below come from a single Pedobacter aquae genomic window:
- a CDS encoding sensor histidine kinase, which produces MKTNTKIRWLLLIVTIGLFATSLTARWAATRSSNLEDVAQDIADKLGEKELFIYDYLADSVRFQNLERINKNASEALDIINYFTSKQIYFQVFKNDQLVFWSDNKISASYALNIKQGASFVEYQNGWYDVIKKEDKSYSILFYILVKDKYPYKNQFLNDHSSNSIIKDPTIGIADINDKNVADIRNLEDLYLFSIKRIAGINSIPYTNIEILMWAIGLLTLCLLINSVCKYYADHGKPILASLALLFAFLALRFVGLQYHFPDALYNLDIFSPRIYASNYYSPSLADYGLNVLLALWFTIFVFSYKEKIFKPVNKPWFGYPIIIYAAFFIALLSNLLSDLFFGLVFNSNINFKVTNIVNLDGWSVLGISLLLLTLLTYYLIVVILITFSAYINIKLEIKAAIMVVVLIAFNLYQSFFDENTVFLLLIFLLILIIARVVYQYNGKVVFPALVLITLILATLVSIKLNRYENIKELETRKRLAIKLESADDPHALILFTEIEEEIFKDDILSSYFKNPEGYRKRLYARFQNYYLTGYLGEYDFKLFAFKPDGSALEENEEELNTYKTLVESGAIKVSDNFYRVSNTFGLQNYFAIIPVKEKDTILGSMVIELRSKDIREFGTFPQLFKDGKLISIEDYVDYSYAYYNNNKLIYQTGNFIYDLVNKDFSGKLKDFVILRKDNYSHMIYQPSPHKYIVISKEYHTFWREIASLSFFFILFLVFGLLIVSYKWIWVFVTTHKLNFRNLKFRLFINSGKMLYKTRIQIALVMAVVSSLAIVGLITFSYISIQYKEQQDDLIKERIKIIVEAFESRVKYRNTALNIEEDMMSFSEFSKMYNTDLNLYDVNGILINSTQPRIYNLGIQAKRMDANALIQLRLLQKAELLQDERIGNLNYKSAYMPVKNAGNNVIAYLQLPYFSNQNEFNQRIGNFLNLLINIYVLVFVAIGFFAFVVANQITSPLTLIQESMAKTVIGRKNKPIFWRRNDEIGNLITEYNKMILALEESANKLAQSERETAWREMAKQVAHEIKNPLTPLRLGIQMLERSWKEKDPKFDTKFEKFSKSFLEQIDSLSSIASEFSNFAKMPDLKLEVFELVDVLNQAIHIYKQMEGVQIIYEEEDFAKLWIKADRDQLLRSFNNLLKNAIEAMPENKAGIINISCQIYTEKVEIKVQDNGAGIAEDLRSKIFTPNFTTKSSGTGLGLAFVKQAVENIGGNIYFTTQINAGTSFFIILPLVNK; this is translated from the coding sequence TTGAAGACAAATACTAAAATTCGCTGGCTTTTATTAATTGTTACCATTGGTTTATTTGCAACCTCATTAACAGCTAGATGGGCAGCAACGCGTTCTTCAAACCTAGAAGATGTAGCCCAAGATATTGCAGATAAGCTAGGCGAAAAAGAGCTTTTTATTTATGATTATCTGGCAGATTCTGTACGCTTTCAAAACTTAGAGCGTATCAATAAAAATGCGTCTGAAGCTTTAGATATCATTAACTACTTCACCTCAAAACAAATATATTTTCAGGTATTTAAAAATGATCAACTGGTTTTTTGGTCTGATAATAAAATTAGCGCCAGCTACGCCTTAAACATTAAACAAGGGGCTTCTTTTGTAGAATACCAAAACGGTTGGTATGACGTTATTAAGAAAGAAGACAAAAGCTACAGCATCCTTTTTTATATCCTTGTAAAAGATAAATATCCCTACAAAAACCAATTCTTAAATGATCATAGCAGCAATAGCATCATTAAAGACCCTACCATTGGCATTGCAGATATTAATGATAAAAATGTAGCAGATATTAGAAATCTGGAAGACCTCTATTTGTTCTCTATTAAGCGTATTGCAGGCATCAATAGCATCCCTTATACCAATATAGAAATTCTGATGTGGGCCATTGGCCTTCTAACTTTATGCTTGCTTATCAATAGCGTTTGTAAGTATTATGCAGACCACGGCAAGCCCATATTGGCCTCTTTGGCTTTGCTATTTGCTTTTCTTGCTCTGCGTTTTGTAGGGTTGCAATATCATTTCCCTGATGCCTTATATAATCTGGATATTTTTAGTCCGAGGATTTATGCTTCCAATTATTATTCGCCCTCTTTGGCAGATTATGGCCTGAATGTTTTACTGGCATTATGGTTTACCATATTTGTGTTTAGCTATAAAGAGAAGATATTTAAACCCGTTAACAAGCCTTGGTTTGGTTATCCCATCATCATTTATGCGGCGTTTTTTATAGCCTTACTTTCTAACTTACTGTCTGATTTATTTTTTGGATTGGTGTTTAACTCTAACATCAATTTTAAGGTTACCAACATTGTAAACCTAGACGGTTGGAGCGTTTTAGGTATCAGTTTGCTATTATTAACCCTGCTTACCTATTATTTAATTGTTGTTATACTCATCACTTTTTCTGCTTATATCAATATCAAGTTAGAAATTAAAGCGGCTATTATGGTGGTGGTTTTAATAGCTTTTAATTTATACCAGTCTTTTTTTGATGAGAATACCGTTTTCTTGCTGCTTATTTTTCTCCTGATACTGATTATTGCTCGCGTTGTTTACCAGTATAATGGTAAAGTAGTTTTCCCGGCTTTGGTATTGATAACCTTGATATTGGCCACACTGGTATCTATCAAACTAAACCGCTACGAGAATATCAAAGAACTAGAAACCCGTAAAAGGTTGGCTATTAAATTAGAATCGGCAGATGACCCTCATGCCCTCATCCTGTTTACAGAAATTGAGGAAGAGATATTTAAAGACGATATTTTATCATCCTATTTTAAAAACCCAGAAGGCTATAGAAAGCGCTTATACGCTAGGTTTCAGAACTATTACCTTACGGGATATTTGGGCGAATATGATTTTAAGCTCTTTGCTTTTAAGCCTGATGGCAGTGCTTTAGAAGAAAATGAAGAAGAGTTAAACACCTATAAAACCCTGGTAGAAAGTGGCGCTATTAAGGTTTCTGATAACTTTTATAGGGTAAGTAATACTTTTGGTTTACAAAACTACTTTGCTATCATCCCTGTAAAGGAAAAAGATACCATACTAGGCTCTATGGTGATAGAGTTAAGGTCTAAAGATATTAGAGAGTTTGGTACTTTTCCGCAATTGTTTAAAGATGGAAAGCTTATTTCTATTGAAGATTATGTGGATTATTCTTATGCTTATTACAACAATAATAAGCTGATTTACCAAACCGGTAATTTTATATACGACCTTGTAAATAAAGATTTTAGTGGCAAGCTTAAAGATTTTGTAATCCTCAGGAAAGACAATTATAGCCACATGATTTATCAGCCTTCACCTCATAAATATATTGTTATTAGTAAAGAGTACCATACTTTTTGGAGAGAAATAGCCTCTTTGTCTTTCTTCTTTATCTTGTTTTTGGTTTTTGGCTTATTGATTGTTTCTTACAAATGGATTTGGGTTTTTGTAACCACACACAAGTTAAATTTCCGTAATTTAAAATTCCGCTTATTTATCAATAGCGGCAAAATGTTGTATAAAACCCGTATACAAATAGCTTTGGTGATGGCTGTGGTCAGCTCCTTGGCAATTGTGGGTTTAATCACGTTCTCTTACATATCTATTCAATACAAAGAGCAGCAAGATGATTTGATTAAAGAGCGTATTAAAATTATTGTTGAAGCTTTTGAGAGCAGGGTGAAATATAGAAATACCGCTTTAAACATAGAGGAAGACATGATGTCTTTTTCAGAATTCTCTAAAATGTACAATACCGATTTAAATTTGTACGATGTAAACGGTATCCTCATCAACTCTACCCAACCCCGCATTTACAATTTAGGTATACAAGCCAAAAGGATGGATGCCAATGCGCTAATACAATTGCGTTTATTACAAAAAGCAGAACTTTTACAGGATGAGCGTATTGGCAATTTAAACTATAAATCTGCCTATATGCCTGTTAAAAATGCAGGTAATAATGTGATTGCTTATTTGCAATTACCTTATTTTTCTAACCAGAACGAGTTTAACCAAAGGATAGGAAACTTCTTAAACTTATTAATTAATATTTACGTTTTGGTTTTTGTGGCAATAGGTTTCTTTGCTTTTGTGGTAGCCAATCAAATTACATCGCCGCTTACGCTGATACAGGAAAGTATGGCTAAAACAGTTATTGGTAGAAAGAATAAACCTATATTCTGGCGTAGAAATGATGAGATAGGTAACCTCATTACCGAGTATAATAAAATGATTTTGGCTTTAGAAGAAAGTGCTAATAAATTGGCACAATCTGAAAGAGAAACCGCTTGGCGTGAGATGGCTAAGCAGGTAGCACACGAAATTAAAAATCCGCTTACGCCACTTCGTTTAGGTATACAAATGTTAGAGCGCTCTTGGAAAGAGAAAGATCCAAAATTTGACACCAAGTTTGAGAAGTTTAGCAAATCTTTCTTAGAACAGATAGATAGTTTAAGCAGCATCGCATCAGAGTTTTCTAACTTTGCCAAAATGCCCGATTTAAAACTTGAAGTTTTTGAATTGGTTGATGTTTTAAACCAAGCCATCCATATTTATAAACAAATGGAAGGTGTACAAATTATTTATGAGGAAGAAGACTTTGCTAAGCTTTGGATAAAGGCAGATAGAGACCAGCTTTTACGCTCTTTCAATAATTTACTTAAAAACGCTATTGAAGCTATGCCAGAAAATAAAGCAGGTATCATCAATATCAGTTGCCAAATTTATACCGAAAAGGTAGAAATTAAGGTACAAGATAATGGTGCAGGTATAGCAGAAGACTTAAGAAGCAAAATATTTACACCTAATTTCACCACCAAAAGCTCTGGAACGGGTTTAGGCTTGGCATTTGTGAAACAAGCTGTAGAGAATATAGGCGGAAATATTTATTTTACTACGCAAATTAATGCAGGAACATCTTTCTTCATTATCTTGCCTCTGGTAAATAAATGA
- the fabD gene encoding ACP S-malonyltransferase has protein sequence MRAYIFPGQGAQFVGMGKDLYETSAQAKDLFEKANEILGFSITDIMFNGTDEDLKQTNVTQPAIFLHSVILAKVLGDDFKPDMVAGHSLGEFSALVSAGALSFEDGLRLVAARANAMQKACELQPSTMAAILGLDDFTVEDICQRVSDVVVPANYNCPGQLVISGSIAGIDKACELLTAAGAKRALKLNVGGAFHSPLMEAARVELEAAIVATQFNEPICPVYQNIDAKPYTEVEAIKANLIAQLTGSVKWTQTVQKMLADGGTEFVEVGPGNVLQGLVKKVDRSVSTSSASL, from the coding sequence ATGAGAGCATATATTTTTCCTGGTCAGGGGGCACAGTTTGTAGGGATGGGTAAAGACCTTTATGAAACATCAGCGCAAGCGAAAGATTTGTTTGAAAAAGCAAATGAAATCTTAGGTTTCAGCATCACAGATATCATGTTTAATGGTACAGATGAAGATTTAAAGCAAACCAATGTTACACAACCCGCTATTTTCTTACACTCGGTTATATTGGCTAAAGTTTTAGGTGATGATTTTAAGCCTGATATGGTTGCTGGGCATTCTTTGGGCGAGTTTTCTGCCTTAGTATCAGCCGGAGCTTTATCTTTTGAAGATGGTTTAAGACTGGTTGCTGCCAGAGCCAATGCCATGCAAAAAGCTTGTGAGTTACAACCATCTACCATGGCGGCAATTTTAGGTTTAGATGATTTTACGGTTGAAGATATTTGCCAGCGTGTAAGTGACGTTGTGGTGCCAGCCAATTATAACTGCCCTGGGCAATTGGTTATTTCTGGTAGTATTGCTGGTATTGATAAAGCTTGCGAATTATTAACCGCAGCCGGAGCAAAAAGAGCTTTAAAATTAAATGTTGGTGGTGCTTTCCACTCGCCATTAATGGAAGCAGCAAGGGTAGAGTTAGAGGCAGCTATTGTAGCTACACAATTTAACGAACCTATTTGCCCAGTTTATCAAAATATTGATGCAAAACCTTATACCGAGGTAGAAGCTATTAAAGCTAATTTAATTGCACAACTTACAGGTTCTGTAAAGTGGACGCAAACTGTACAAAAAATGTTGGCAGATGGCGGTACCGAGTTTGTAGAGGTTGGACCGGGTAATGTTTTACAAGGTTTGGTTAAAAAAGTAGATAGAAGTGTAAGTACATCAAGCGCAAGCTTATAA
- a CDS encoding 6-pyruvoyl trahydropterin synthase family protein, with the protein MIYITRKEHFNAAHKLYREDWSKEKNEELFGRCANANWHGHNYDLYVTIKGNINPDTGFVIDLKELKDIILVNVIDKLDHRNLNLDVDFMKGKMASTEVLAIEIWKQLESHIAARGAQLHSIKLYETANNYVEYFGD; encoded by the coding sequence ATGATTTACATTACAAGAAAAGAGCATTTTAATGCTGCCCATAAACTTTACCGTGAGGATTGGAGCAAAGAGAAAAACGAAGAGCTTTTTGGTAGATGCGCAAATGCTAACTGGCATGGCCATAATTATGATTTATATGTTACTATAAAAGGTAATATTAATCCTGATACGGGTTTTGTGATTGATTTAAAAGAGCTAAAAGATATTATTTTAGTAAATGTTATTGATAAGCTAGACCATAGAAATTTAAATTTAGATGTTGATTTTATGAAAGGTAAAATGGCATCTACAGAGGTTTTAGCCATAGAAATTTGGAAACAATTAGAATCTCATATTGCTGCTAGAGGAGCGCAATTGCATAGCATAAAACTTTATGAAACTGCCAATAATTACGTTGAGTATTTTGGCGATTAA
- the mqnB gene encoding futalosine hydrolase yields the protein MRILIVVATYQEIAPLFKKLSIPEKGLSFTYLAHEIDIVVTGVGMVATAYALGKALENQTYNMAINAGIAGSFSKRIAIGEVVQVKKDILAELGAEDDEEFLSLEEMQLGEVEFLEQLHDSFQTDLKKVTAITVNKVHGNEDSIEDVKERLFPQTESMEGAAFFYACEEAGVAGMQVRAISNYVEKRNKANWNIPLAVKNLNEWLSQYLNTLSKK from the coding sequence ATGAGGATACTAATTGTTGTTGCAACCTATCAAGAAATAGCGCCATTGTTTAAAAAATTAAGCATCCCCGAAAAGGGTTTAAGCTTCACTTATTTAGCTCATGAAATTGATATTGTGGTTACCGGAGTTGGCATGGTGGCTACCGCTTATGCATTAGGGAAAGCACTAGAAAACCAAACTTATAACATGGCTATAAACGCTGGTATAGCGGGTAGCTTTAGTAAACGCATAGCCATTGGCGAAGTAGTACAGGTTAAAAAGGATATTTTAGCCGAGCTTGGCGCCGAGGATGATGAAGAGTTTTTAAGCTTAGAGGAAATGCAATTGGGCGAAGTTGAATTTTTAGAACAATTACATGACAGCTTCCAAACCGATTTAAAAAAGGTAACAGCCATTACCGTGAATAAAGTGCATGGTAATGAAGACAGCATTGAAGATGTAAAAGAACGTTTGTTCCCTCAAACAGAAAGTATGGAGGGCGCAGCTTTCTTTTACGCTTGCGAAGAAGCAGGTGTGGCCGGCATGCAAGTAAGAGCCATTTCTAATTATGTAGAAAAAAGAAATAAAGCAAACTGGAACATCCCTTTAGCTGTTAAGAATTTGAATGAATGGCTAAGCCAATACTTAAATACTTTGTCTAAAAAATAA
- a CDS encoding menaquinone biosynthesis family protein, with translation MKLSLGFSPCPNDTFIFDALIHKKIDTEGLDFEVSYDDVETLNQKAFNQQLDITKLSYHAFAYALENYVLLDAGSALGFGVGPLLIANQDFDESLIQQQPELLKVGIPGKYTTANFLLGVAYPQLQNKQEIVFSQIEQQLLNKEIDLGLIIHENRFTYHEKGLKKIMDLGDYWEKTTQSAIPLGGIVIKRSLPDEVKLKVNRLIRKSVEFAFANPKSGLDYIRSHAQEMSEEVMYKHISLYVNQYSVDLGAEGRKAIQQLFQTALEKKIIPNYSKSIFLT, from the coding sequence ATGAAACTAAGCTTAGGCTTCTCGCCATGCCCCAATGATACTTTTATTTTTGATGCCCTTATCCATAAAAAAATAGATACTGAAGGTTTAGATTTTGAGGTTTCTTATGATGACGTAGAAACATTAAACCAGAAAGCTTTTAACCAACAGTTGGATATTACCAAGTTAAGTTACCATGCTTTTGCTTATGCTTTAGAAAACTACGTTTTACTTGATGCTGGCAGTGCCCTAGGTTTTGGTGTAGGCCCTTTATTAATTGCCAACCAAGATTTTGATGAAAGCCTTATCCAGCAACAGCCAGAATTGCTGAAAGTTGGTATACCCGGAAAATACACCACGGCTAACTTTTTACTTGGCGTTGCTTACCCGCAATTGCAAAACAAACAAGAAATTGTATTCTCTCAAATAGAGCAGCAACTCTTAAACAAGGAAATAGATTTAGGCCTCATTATTCATGAAAACCGCTTTACCTATCATGAAAAAGGTTTAAAGAAAATCATGGATTTGGGCGATTATTGGGAGAAGACCACGCAATCAGCCATTCCTTTAGGCGGTATTGTGATTAAGCGTTCTTTACCAGATGAAGTAAAATTAAAGGTTAACCGTTTGATTAGAAAATCTGTAGAGTTTGCTTTTGCAAACCCCAAATCGGGTTTAGATTATATACGTTCTCACGCTCAGGAAATGAGCGAGGAAGTGATGTATAAACATATCTCTTTATATGTAAACCAATATTCGGTTGATTTAGGTGCAGAAGGTCGTAAGGCTATTCAGCAGCTTTTTCAAACGGCATTGGAGAAAAAAATCATCCCAAATTATAGTAAGTCTATTTTCTTAACCTGA
- a CDS encoding ABC transporter permease produces MQEKALLRYDDLQFIGKVKGVSEDFLKNSLLDSSLVQGEFILGDTAEQLVVIGATVQYVLGVNINNPLKRLEIYSPKKGTQSAFTPADEFVAAYLQPVGVFQTQQEESDMVIVPIETARTLLQESRNVSAIEIFLKDQDNVEAFKKHLEKNLGSAFIVKNRIQQNALLYKILNSEKWAIYLILTFILIIAIFNIIGSLTMLVIDKRRDIAILNSLGASKTMISRIFLYEGLMIAMLGCFLGLLAGLAFCLLQQEFGLISMGQANLLVDAYPVKLKIADFFLVFMTVFTISFIAAFISSRLSIKRFEKLKEDL; encoded by the coding sequence TTGCAAGAAAAAGCTTTATTAAGGTATGATGATTTACAATTTATTGGCAAAGTAAAAGGAGTAAGTGAAGATTTCTTGAAGAATAGCCTGTTAGATTCATCTTTGGTACAGGGCGAATTTATACTAGGAGATACAGCAGAACAATTGGTTGTTATTGGGGCTACGGTACAATATGTTTTAGGGGTAAATATCAATAATCCGTTAAAAAGGTTAGAGATATATTCGCCCAAAAAAGGTACTCAAAGCGCATTTACCCCTGCCGATGAATTTGTGGCAGCATACTTACAACCCGTAGGCGTTTTTCAGACCCAGCAAGAAGAAAGCGATATGGTTATTGTGCCTATAGAAACTGCCCGTACTTTATTGCAAGAATCCAGAAATGTATCGGCTATAGAGATTTTTCTGAAAGACCAAGACAATGTTGAGGCTTTTAAAAAACACCTAGAAAAAAACTTGGGAAGTGCCTTTATAGTGAAAAACCGAATACAACAAAATGCTTTGCTTTATAAAATCTTAAATTCAGAGAAATGGGCTATTTATCTCATCTTAACCTTTATACTCATTATCGCTATTTTTAATATTATTGGTTCTTTAACCATGCTAGTGATTGACAAAAGAAGAGATATTGCTATTTTGAATAGTTTGGGTGCATCTAAAACCATGATTAGTAGAATTTTTCTTTACGAAGGTTTGATGATAGCTATGTTGGGCTGCTTTTTAGGCCTTTTAGCAGGTTTAGCATTTTGTTTACTACAACAAGAGTTTGGTTTAATAAGTATGGGGCAAGCCAATTTATTGGTAGATGCTTATCCTGTAAAGCTTAAAATAGCAGACTTTTTCTTGGTATTTATGACTGTGTTTACCATATCTTTTATTGCAGCTTTTATAAGCTCGAGGTTAAGCATTAAAAGGTTTGAGAAGTTGAAAGAAGACTTATAA
- a CDS encoding MBL fold metallo-hydrolase encodes MIQIQIFVNNPYQENSYILYDETKECVIIDPGMYTAAEQNEVINFIKEEGLKPVLFLNTHCHIDHVLGNKFIFDNYGLKPQFHKGELPVLQAVPAYAPQQGFRYELSPEPEVFLPETGFVNLGNSSLELVFAPGHSPAHLCFLSRADKFMIGGDVLFRGSIGRTDLPGGDYQTLINSIQNKVFTLPDDIVVYPGHGPETTIGYEKQYNPFFNR; translated from the coding sequence ATGATTCAGATACAGATTTTTGTAAATAACCCTTATCAGGAAAATAGCTACATTCTTTACGATGAAACTAAAGAATGTGTGATTATAGACCCCGGCATGTATACCGCTGCAGAGCAAAACGAGGTCATCAATTTCATTAAAGAAGAAGGGTTAAAACCGGTTTTATTCCTTAATACCCATTGTCATATAGACCATGTTTTGGGCAATAAATTCATCTTTGATAATTATGGCTTAAAGCCGCAATTTCATAAAGGCGAGCTTCCGGTTTTGCAGGCAGTACCCGCTTATGCACCACAACAGGGTTTTAGGTACGAGTTATCGCCAGAGCCAGAAGTATTTTTACCAGAAACGGGCTTTGTAAACTTAGGAAACAGCAGTTTAGAGCTTGTTTTTGCACCCGGTCATTCGCCAGCACACCTTTGCTTTTTAAGCAGAGCAGATAAATTTATGATAGGCGGCGATGTGTTGTTTAGAGGGAGCATTGGTCGTACAGATTTACCCGGTGGAGATTATCAAACCCTTATCAACAGTATCCAAAATAAGGTATTTACCTTGCCAGATGATATTGTAGTTTACCCGGGGCATGGTCCTGAAACTACAATAGGTTACGAGAAACAGTATAATCCTTTTTTTAATAGGTGA
- a CDS encoding alpha/beta hydrolase family protein, whose protein sequence is MFNKDQKLIGFFIAARPNIPTYKLPAYADTASYKEEFITIKSGTHELPGVLTKPKTGENFPVVILVHGSGPADMDESVGAQKPFKDLALGLASQGIASIRYVKRTTIYQKEFTKAFTLKEETVDDAEAALAFAKTLPEIDKAQLYVFGHSLGGMVAPLIATQNPDVKGIILAAAPARKFTDIISEQNKYLFEQSKDTSATLKASLDKALKDIQQVANLKTGALPADSVMLGLPVSYWLDINNLNQVETAKKLKTKILVIQGGNDFQVSTIDYNEWQKALKNKKNVSFKFYPMLNHLFSFVSEKGTVSQYQQVANVEAVLINDIAAWIKQ, encoded by the coding sequence GTGTTTAATAAAGACCAAAAGTTGATAGGCTTTTTTATTGCCGCCCGACCAAATATCCCAACCTATAAATTACCCGCTTACGCTGATACTGCTAGCTATAAAGAAGAATTTATCACTATTAAATCTGGCACACATGAGCTTCCAGGGGTCTTAACAAAACCAAAAACAGGCGAAAATTTCCCTGTGGTGATATTGGTACATGGCTCTGGTCCGGCAGATATGGATGAAAGCGTTGGTGCACAAAAACCTTTTAAAGATTTAGCGCTAGGCTTAGCATCACAAGGGATAGCCAGCATCAGATACGTAAAACGTACTACCATTTATCAGAAAGAATTTACCAAAGCTTTTACCTTAAAAGAAGAAACCGTTGACGATGCTGAAGCTGCTTTGGCTTTTGCTAAAACTCTTCCAGAAATAGATAAAGCACAGCTTTACGTTTTTGGGCATAGCTTGGGTGGTATGGTAGCACCACTTATAGCCACCCAAAACCCAGATGTAAAAGGTATCATTTTAGCGGCAGCACCAGCAAGAAAATTTACTGATATCATTAGCGAACAAAATAAATACTTGTTTGAGCAAAGTAAAGACACCTCTGCAACTTTAAAAGCCAGTTTAGACAAAGCTTTAAAAGATATACAGCAAGTAGCCAACTTAAAAACAGGTGCTTTACCTGCCGATTCTGTTATGCTTGGCCTACCTGTTTCTTATTGGCTAGATATCAATAACCTAAACCAAGTAGAAACGGCAAAGAAATTGAAGACCAAAATATTGGTCATACAAGGCGGAAATGATTTTCAGGTAAGCACTATAGATTATAACGAATGGCAAAAAGCATTGAAAAATAAGAAGAACGTTAGCTTTAAATTTTACCCTATGCTTAATCATTTATTTAGCTTTGTTTCAGAAAAAGGTACAGTAAGCCAATACCAACAAGTGGCTAATGTAGAAGCCGTTTTAATTAATGATATAGCAGCTTGGATAAAGCAATAA
- a CDS encoding rhomboid family intramembrane serine protease gives MAWGISPKKTAQVPLHGFGTDKYLAIVFNAFENLNWKVSYADDKGLIAYTPISWESYSEQITVVIENEIAHIKSECVGYQAFLYDYGKNEKNIELLITEIEYCAFHIQTDIEGNIQRFKDSFYQHPGINLSYTPLGAKDKFTHLGTIFIPRKNYQVVPVLIAVNCLVFILQRIIFFAYVFALNQKGVSDVKEKSTAFGKLLYGGIERNLVLNGEYWRLFTACFSHGSVSHIFFNMIFLAYIGSIIEGRVGKWNFLGLYLMTGICASITSIGFRYEEMGVGASGAIMGMFGVFLAYLSTNFFDAKARTAFLISTVLISIITLWPSGEGIDHAAHFGGFISGYIFGIFSYWAYTKAERSKRYFIRMVSYVLILLAVSSWVFFMPKYDLEAYRKSKDKMMVDLNLISSYFYSSDYDTLTKVERIVLLETKMIPVIRKNEIVLKELKNTPLPSEEEKNAKHFFKYYGNKLKIYELLYKEFKTDHPAYRKKMQQLTDEIYEQEEE, from the coding sequence ATGGCCTGGGGCATTTCACCTAAAAAAACAGCACAAGTTCCATTACATGGTTTTGGAACCGATAAGTATTTAGCAATAGTTTTTAACGCTTTTGAAAATTTAAATTGGAAAGTAAGCTATGCAGATGATAAAGGTTTAATAGCTTATACACCCATTTCATGGGAATCATATTCTGAGCAGATTACCGTAGTTATAGAAAATGAAATTGCGCATATTAAAAGTGAATGCGTGGGGTATCAGGCTTTTTTATACGATTATGGCAAAAACGAAAAAAATATAGAATTACTCATTACCGAGATTGAGTATTGTGCCTTTCATATCCAGACAGATATAGAAGGGAATATCCAAAGGTTTAAAGATAGTTTTTACCAGCATCCGGGTATAAATCTTTCTTATACCCCGCTTGGGGCTAAAGATAAGTTTACACATTTAGGCACCATATTTATCCCTAGAAAAAATTATCAGGTAGTACCCGTATTGATAGCTGTTAATTGCCTAGTTTTTATTTTACAGCGTATTATCTTTTTCGCTTATGTTTTTGCACTTAACCAAAAGGGGGTATCAGATGTAAAAGAAAAAAGTACAGCTTTTGGAAAGCTACTTTATGGCGGTATAGAACGTAATTTGGTTTTAAACGGAGAATACTGGCGATTATTTACCGCCTGTTTTTCTCATGGTTCTGTGAGTCATATTTTCTTTAACATGATTTTTCTGGCCTACATTGGTTCTATCATAGAAGGCAGGGTTGGTAAATGGAATTTTTTAGGTTTATACCTCATGACAGGCATCTGCGCAAGCATTACCTCTATTGGTTTTAGGTACGAGGAAATGGGGGTTGGCGCTTCTGGAGCTATTATGGGTATGTTTGGTGTTTTCTTAGCTTATTTAAGTACAAACTTTTTTGATGCTAAAGCCAGAACCGCATTTTTGATAAGTACTGTATTGATAAGTATCATTACTTTATGGCCAAGCGGAGAAGGGATAGACCATGCCGCCCATTTTGGAGGTTTTATTTCTGGTTACATCTTCGGGATTTTCTCTTATTGGGCTTATACCAAAGCAGAGCGCTCTAAACGCTATTTTATAAGGATGGTAAGTTATGTATTGATACTTTTGGCAGTATCATCTTGGGTGTTTTTTATGCCTAAATATGATTTAGAAGCCTACAGAAAATCAAAAGATAAAATGATGGTCGACTTAAACCTTATTTCTTCTTACTTTTACTCTTCTGATTATGATACGCTCACAAAAGTAGAGCGGATTGTCTTGCTAGAAACCAAGATGATTCCTGTCATAAGAAAGAATGAAATTGTGCTGAAGGAATTAAAGAATACTCCTTTACCATCAGAAGAAGAAAAAAATGCAAAGCATTTCTTCAAATACTATGGTAATAAGCTTAAAATTTACGAGTTGTTGTATAAAGAGTTTAAAACAGATCATCCTGCTTACAGGAAAAAAATGCAACAACTTACAGATGAAATTTACGAGCAAGAGGAAGAATAA